The sequence AAAGTGTTGGGGTAAATTAGTATATCTGTCATCTTTAAATTCTTGATACAGTATATTTCTTTAATTGACTCATCCAAAAGGAAAACTAAAGGAAAGTGTATACTACTTCTTAGAATATTGCATCacctttccaaaaataaaaataaaaacaagtgaaaAGGGAGATCTTCTGGGAAACCCGGGAAAATCCTGTACATCTAGACTAAGTACCATCCAAGAAAAAGTATTTGGTCTCTTACCAGTGCCAATGCTTTCCTTACCTGAAAAGGAGTGGGCTTTGACAAATTGTCACTAGCTTTGCTCTAGCCTCTGAGTATTACATCCAAAATATCATATATGTAGAATTCTCAACAAAGGAAGAGAACTAAAGCCATGACAAATTTTGCATAAAGAATATTGCaaagtgcctggctggtgtggttcagtggttgagcattgacctatgaaccagaaggtcacagttttaTTCCAGTCAtgtcacatgcctgagttgcaggtttgattcctagtgggagtcgtgcaggaggcagccaatcaatgattctttctcatccctctcccttcctctctgaaatcaatttaaaaaaatattaagaagacTGAAGTTCGTCCCTCATATTTTCCTATATTTCCAAAAGCAATTAAAATGAGATATCAGAAAAGTCAATTGATTATAAAGAAACCAGTCCCTTAACACTCTTGGAAGCAATAAACAGGTCATAGCCATAAAATTAAGTATGTGTTTCCCAACTAAGACAGaaaagacttttatttatttattttttaaatatgttttattgattttctacagagaggaagggagagggatagagagttagaaacatcgatgagagagaaacaccgatcagctacctcctgcacgccccacactggggatgtgcccgcaaccaaggtacatgcccttgaccagaatcgaaactgggacccttgagtccgcagaccgacgctctagccactgagccaaactggttctggcaacttttaaaacaaaataaatcaaaatggaaaaatattacaaataggaTTCTAAAATTTAGTTAGATAATAACTGATTACTTAATAAaatctcataaaaataaattattttataactcttttactaatatatatattttggagttCTGATTATTTCACTCACTGTGTTATAAATGAAAGCACTAATTAAAGCCTGACAGAAAAGGGGATTTCCCTAAATTATTGTACTATATCACTATTTTTGTAATTGCTGACTTTCACCAATTGAAGGTGTTTTTTGAGATTAAGTCAAACAGTGAAAAGAGAAGGAATGTCTGAGTCTCTTCAGCAAAGAGAATCTCTCAAGAAAAGGCCTTGACCATATTTGCCATGGTTTTTCTGATGGCATCTTTGACCTCCTTGTTCCTCAGGCAGTAGATGATAGGGTTGAGCATGGGAGTGAAGACTGTATATATGGCTGAGATCAATTTGTTAGAATTGAATGAAGCAATGGCCCGAGGTCTAACATACATGAAGATCACAGCTGTGTAGAAGATGACCACCACTGTAAGGTGAGAGGCACAGGTGGAGAAGGCCTTTTTCTGTCCATTGGCTGAGGGAATGTGCAGGATGGTAGATAAAATGAAGGCATAAGAAATGACAGTGGCTGAGAGAGGAAATACAAGGATGACTATAGCTAGCACAAAGTCTACCATCTCAGCCATAGAAAAGTCCACACAGGCCAGATTGAGGATGGGGGACACATCACAGAAAAAATGGTTCAAGATATTATTACCACAAAAGGCAACTTGGGAGATGAAATATACCTTTACCATGGAAATGGTGAAGCCACTCACCCAGGAACTCATGATTAGTTGAACACAAAATCCTGTGGTCATCAGGACTGGATATTGAAGAGGCCAACGTATAGCCACAAAACGGTCATAGGCCATGGCAGCCAAAAGCACACATTCAGTAGAGGCAAGTGAGATGAAGAAATAGAGCTGGGTCATGCATCCCAAGAAGGATATGGTATTGGGACAAAGTAGGAATCCAGCCAGCATCTTGGGGACTGTGACAGATATATACCAGGTCTCCAGAAAGGACATGGTACCCAGAAAATAGTACATGGGCTTGTGCAGAGACCCAGTGACCCgtacagtgatgatgatgattaaaTTCTCCAACAGCACAAACAAGTAggtgatgaggaagaggaggaagagcagaactTGAACCCAAAGGGAAGTAGGGAAACCCAGCAGGATGAACTCACTAATATAAGTGATGTTTTTCTTCCACATGGTTATGGCACCAAAAGACAAAGTTGTTAGTGATAGTAGCACCAAGTTGAAGAGTGAGATCAACATTCGCAGAAAGAAGTCCTTAGACTacaggtcttttatttttaaacttaaccTTAGTGCCATAATCTGGTCCTTTGGTATGGCTCTGGGTTCTCAAGAGGCCACAAGATCTCTCCAAAAATCAGCTGTCAGAACAGGAACTGAAAACAAACCCACCACAGACACAAAGTTAAAAAtgactgtgttgtacacctgaagctaatatattttactagagacccggtgcacaaaattcatgcaccagggagagtccctcagcccggcctgcaccctctccaatccgggacccttcaggggatgtccgactgctggtttatgcCCTATCCCactagggcctaaactggcagtcggacatccctctgtcaatctgggaccgctggctcctaactgctctcctgcttgcctgcctggtcaccccctaacacctctgcctgctggcatgatgcccctaactgctaccctgccTGCCAGatagctcctaactgcctctgcctgccagtctgatcgcccctaactgcctctgcctgctggcctgattgcccctaaccacctctgcttgtcagcctgatcaccccctatctgctttcctgccagcctgatcaccccctaactgctccccagctggcctgattgcccctaactgccctcccctgctggcttgatcacccctatccacctttgccttggcccccaccaccgtggctttgtctggaagatgtccagtctaattagcatattcccttttattagtatagatgtcacttgtaattgaaaaataaattttaaaaaacaatctcaaAACAGAATCATGATGTCAGATTCAGGGTTCAGGCCTTCAGGTCGAGGTCAGAAAGGGGTCTTCAGTCGAACTAGCAGTAAATACTTTCCTTACCAGCATATGCCAAGATTTCAGGGGCAGCTACAAGGATGGTCCAGGAAGCAGGGCAGGGAAGTTCAAAatctggagaaaataaaaacagaacattaGCTGGAAGAGACCCTCCTAGCCAGGAGAATTGCCAACTTTGGCCTACTTCTCCACTATGTTGTAAGCCTTTTGAAGTCTTTGGAAGAATATGGCAAAGGCAGTTAACAATTCTCTGCCTATTTTCAGGGCCAcagtttaaaaaattgaataaagaAATGTCTGCCCTTTTAGAATAATTGAACACATTTTAACTTTTCAGATGGCTCCTAATAATGCTAATAATATATTTAGACATAAGTATCTATAACtaatattctatctaataatagagaaacatggtaattaaccataactttgctacccttcccattggctaatcagcgagatatgcaaattaactgccaacaaagatggcggccggcagccaggcagctgaagcaaacaggaggcttgcttgctccagtgatggaggaagccaagtttccccgcctgccgctgctggcctctgagcttgcactctaagaaacaatgttgcaattatagaacctaaacaaacaccagaaacctgctttcagctgtcagagctggagtgagcaggaccgcaacagtgttacaattatagaacccaaacaaacccagatacctgctttcagtagccaaggtctcagagctggagccgagcctcagagctaaagacagctctcagctccagtgacagccatagaacgtaaataaatcccagaattaaaaaagaaaaaagaaaaaaaggagaggttgggagcttcagtcacccgccagcctgaaaatagccctcagcccctcacccagactggccaggcaccccagtggggacgcccacaatgaagggggtgtgaccagctgcaaacagccatcatcccctcatccaggctggccaggcacccaaacgggacccccaccccgatctgggacacccttcagggcaaaccagccggcccccacccgtgcaccaggcctctatcctatatagtaaaagggtaatatgaaaactgaccataacagcagaaagactgggaatgactggtcactatgacacacactgaccaccagggggcagactctcaatgcaggagctgccctctggtggtcaggtcgctctcacatgagaggagctctgctcagccacaagccaggctgatggctgccagtacagcggtggtggtgggagcctctcgtgcctcctcagcagtgctaaggatgtctgactgcagtttaggcctgctccccgctggcaagtggacatcccccgagggctgccgggctgccagagggatgtcttattgccatcttaggcccaatcccccagggagccggcctaagccagcaggtggtcatcccctgaggggtcccagactgcgagagggcatggcctttccccacccccaccccccacccagtgcacaaatttttgtgcaccgggcctctagtatatataatattatagatACATATACTATGTATGAAAAatagtcaaatatatatatatataatagctatatatatacagggtagggcaaagtaggtttatagttatgagtacataaaacagaatttattcttgtattatttattaatattgtattattttccatatgaacaattgtaaaaccacttttgccccaccttgtatatatactatatatacatatagaagtTCTTATTTTATCCTAAGTTAATTTGTACATTCATCTATATCCTCTTCAAAGATATTCTGCAAAAAAAAGAAGTGTTACTTGATTACTTCTACCTACTCCTTGACTTTGAAACTCCTCATTATTATGGACACTGCTTGAAGACAAGTTACATTAAGAATCTAAGGGTCGTGGGCTTCCCAGGGCACAATATGGACCTAAGGAGAGAAttgaaattaaaagaaactttCTTCACAAGTGGGGATAGAAGAAAGAGATAAGTAAGGATAAAAGTTACCTTgagattataaataaaattaatctaaaaaagagaaacattcttTTCAAGGAGACTAAGACAGATGACCTGGAAAGGGAAATGCAGAATCCAGAAACTGAAGAAGAATAAGATGTGGACTTTCCTCAGTGTTTAGTTATTATTTCTGATTTATACATACATTATGGCCTAAACTCCCAGGTCTACAATATAGTAGTTGGTTATATGTGCTGGAAAAAATAGGCACAGTGATATAGAACTCAAAGTTGACTTATTTCTCTACTACATAGAATTATcctttaattaattttaacatcTCTCTTAGGTTATTTTTGCCCAAGAGGTGTATGGAAGCACATAGCCTAAATCTGAACCATTACAGAACAAGTTTGTGAAGGAATCTTTACGTAAGAACGTACTATCTGCTTTACATCTTATTTCTCGGGAAATTTCTCTATCAGAAATCCCATCTCTTTCTGTATATTAAACtcattttttcataaatattcactgagcacttactatgtgacagACACTATTCTAGATGCTTGAAATAGCTCATTGAACAAAGCAGACAAAAACAGTCCAAAAGTCCTAATCTTAAGACATTACATCCCAATGGAGAGATATGAGTAAATACAATCCTTCTGGAGACTTTGAGGAAATACAATAAAGATATAGATGTAGGAATTGGTGAGTTCTTTGGAGAAAATAGACTAAGTTAAAGAAAATGAGGGCATGGAGTAGTGGctggttcatattttaaatagctGATAGGGATAAACCTCATTGAGCGGAGTCATGAAGAAGGCATTAGCCATCTGGTTCTTGAGtggaagagctttccagacaaaggGAATAGATAGTTCAAAGACCCTAAATTGAGGCACAGCATGAGGAACAGCAAGTTCAGTCTGGTTGGAGCAGGGTaagtggaagagagaaatgaaCCCAGAGAAGGAAGCGGTGAGGGAGAGGATGGTGAGCATATCACCATGTCCTTTTAAAACAGCTGTATTCATGTTGGCTTTTTAAGAATTCCCCCTAGCAGATTCTTTTGAGTCATTTTCTGTAACTTCCAAAGATGGTCAATCAATTTATCACTTTTCCTGAAAATATTCTTTTACTTTGTATCTGCTTTAGAACACTATACAATCAATCAACCACTTTCTTTCCTTACCTTTGCTTACTTTCTACTGTTGCTACCTTTCTGGTAATACCCAGgtctttctcatctttaaaatgttagTTTTAGTTTGCCACTCCCTGACCCCTCCCTCACACCAGCCCCTATACCTTTAACCCTAGCAAGAAAACACCGCAACAAACAGACATTGGAACTATCTAGTaaaggagacagagaagaaaacagagaattAGAATATAATGTAATAAGCATTGCAATGGAATATTGAGTATGAAAGCCGAGAGTAGAGAATAATTATTTCTGTCAGAGTAGCCCAGAATCCTTTCACCAAGGAGTTGCCATTTGAACTGAAATGAAGCATTTCAAGTTTTGAAGGGGGAGAAATAatcaagaagagaaaatagaaaattcacAGGCACAGAGTAAAGAGCTAAAAGCTAATGATGGAATAAATGATTTGCATTCTGATTAGAAAGAATGGATGGTGTGAATGGATCCAGACAAGGCTGAAGGATGTTATATAATTAGCCCTCTTCTCACTTTTTCCTAATTCTCCCCATTCTAACACAATGAGTCCTGCAATACCTGACAGTATCTCTTATCACACTGACCACACATGGAAAACAAGATTATCTAATTTACCTGAGCTTCCTTTTAGATTTTTAAGATTCATACTTTCTTCTTGAAACTTTGAGTAAGTTGTTAGTACTTTGTAACTGGATCCATTCACACCATCCATTCTTTCTAATCAGAATGCAAATCATTTATTCCATCATTAGCTTTTAGCTCTTTACTCTGTGCCTgtgaattttctattttctcttcttgatTATTTCTCCCCCTTCAAAACTTGAAATGCTTCATTTCAGTTCAAATGGCACCTCCTTGATGAAAGGATTTCTTTTAATTCCACTTAGGACTACTGTCCTACACTTTCTCCCTTTTGAGCACTCACCCAGTTTTCCTGCATAGCTTTCATCAACTTTGCTCCTCATCTCTGCCTTTGTCTATAATctgttcaataataaaatattcatcatttactgagtacctaacATATGGCAGAATTTGTACTGGGTTCTTTCCATACtttatctcacttaattctcacactAACCAAATAAAACAGATATTATTGGTCCCATATTACAGATAATAAGGTAAATAATTTGACTATACTTATACAAGTAAAAGTTGGCAGAGATGGTATTATAACCTAAGACTGTCAGTCTCTACTATGCTATAATCCTCCGTCTTTAAGGAttgctttcctcctttctctctgctcaTTGCCACTGTGAATTTGTAGTctgc is a genomic window of Myotis daubentonii chromosome 9, mMyoDau2.1, whole genome shotgun sequence containing:
- the LOC132242190 gene encoding olfactory receptor 6B9-like; this encodes MWKKNITYISEFILLGFPTSLWVQVLLFLLFLITYLFVLLENLIIIITVRVTGSLHKPMYYFLGTMSFLETWYISVTVPKMLAGFLLCPNTISFLGCMTQLYFFISLASTECVLLAAMAYDRFVAIRWPLQYPVLMTTGFCVQLIMSSWVSGFTISMVKVYFISQVAFCGNNILNHFFCDVSPILNLACVDFSMAEMVDFVLAIVILVFPLSATVISYAFILSTILHIPSANGQKKAFSTCASHLTVVVIFYTAVIFMYVRPRAIASFNSNKLISAIYTVFTPMLNPIIYCLRNKEVKDAIRKTMANMVKAFS